tatattgaaGTTGAGATATGTATTGCAGACAGGTTTAACTACATTATTTAATGCACATTTAGGCTACATATTATTAAGTGAACACACCACCTCAGACTTCAGTGCAGAGCCAACCTTTGACTGTGATCTGATTACAATCACATAGCCATCATGCAGTAGCTTTCCCAACTATTTATAAACACCGTGCACACTCAGGCTCTCATAAAGAATGACTGATAAACTCTCTCACCCTTGAACACATCAACCTAGATAACTCCTGGTGGTTTGGTGCAGGGCTATAACCTACCTACCATATCTACCAGAACCTCTCGAGAGATAACTACCTACCGAGATGGAGACTGGAATCTGTGCCTGTCTCGCCCTCTACTGGTCAATTACAATCTGTactgttccttctctctctcttttacataTTTTAACTGTTCCTTCTCCCCTACacctcactctcacactctccctccccccttctctctctccacctctatctctccctccccctctcccctctctccccctctatctctgcctctctctctatctctcccctatctccctctctccccctctatctctgcctctctctctctctcccctctctctctccccctctatctctcccttctctctctccccctctatctctccctctctctctctccccctctatctctccctctctctctccctctccccctctctctctcccctctccccctctctctctctctctctctccctctccctctctctctccccctctatctctccctctctctctcttacacaaacacacacacacaataaatcaCGAAAAACGTATTTGATGTATAATACTTTTTATTATAACTTAAAAAGAGATTGGATCAAAAACAGACTCAATAAATAAGAAATAAATATCATTGTTGTAATAATTCATTCATAATTATAATTACTCTGACAGAGTCTGACAGAAACAGACCCTTTTTTGCtctaaaaaaatctaaaatcagAAACTCGTAACCCCTTTAAACCCTTCATCATTTCTCCCTATTAACAAAAATAATTGATAAATTAgtcaataaataaaaaattgttaAAATATTAAAACCTCTCAGAAAAGTTGCAGTCCCTCCCACCCACATTTATCCTAAAATCTAAGTAGAAATTGAAAATATGTTTGTGATTCTCCCCTTTCTTTATTTCTAATACAATATCCCCTAAcgaagataataataataataataataatattttgtcATTTTTCAGTGATTTATCTAAAGTACTCTCTTTTTGCATTTTTTTGTAATTTTCTAAATGTTACTCTTCTTAAACTAAATTATTTACAGGCCATAAGGATCTCTCTCCAAAGTTTCTCTAAATTACTCATTTTTGTCTCAATATTTTTTCCTGTTTTCCTTTTTTTATTACGAAATGGAGGCCTTCCTATTTGTATCATGTTATACACATGTAATAGCCATGTAATATGACATGTTATGGTCCAAAGAAGTGATATATCACCATTATTCATCATCTCATCAATGACTTTAGTAAGTACTTCCTGGGTCGTGTATGTATGTGATCTTCACTGCCCTACACACTCCAGACAAACTCCTCACAAACCATTTTCAAACTGAGTCCAGTACAATGGGTACGATTACTGACATATATGTATTTGAAAGTatgtcagtgtttgtgtgtgtgaggactATAATATGTACATTGGTCAATATCTGTGCCTTGGTCCTTTTAgagtgcaatgtgtgtgtgtgtatgtgtgtgtgtgtgtgtgtatgtgtgctgttcCCCGTCGCTCAAAACAAAGGTAGTAGGTCTGAGGGCGCAATGCACGCTGGGATTCCACCACGGCCGGAGTCTGAAAACTTCACCTgcaagagagaaggaaggaagagtgagagggaggggttgggggacagatgtagagagagagagagagagagagggggatagtgtgagagggagtgagtgtgagagagagagagagagagagagagagagagagctttttaGGACATGGATATAGTCTTGTGGTTAACCTCTACTATAATCCTCTATATATCAGAGAACAAAGAAATAACAGTATAGAAACAATTCATCCCTCATGTGGATGACGTTTCCAATAAAAAACAGTTTACCTCTACTAAGTCTGCATCATTGGTTACTATAGTAAACCTCAACAGGGTTTTTCAACAGGGATAACGTCATGGTGCTTTtacacatagacatacagagTGTCCAGGGCATGCAACTCAACACAGTGAAATATCCATGAATGTTGTTGTCGTCATTtgggaggccttttgccttttctGTAGTTGTATGtaggtatgtttgtgtgtgtgtgtgtgtccgtgcacgCACACGTTGTACTTGTGTCTTAGATCACGGCAAGCAAAGGTTCCCAACATGCATCACTCTCTGGCAGTTGCAGTATAGAAATTCTGGGTAACAGTCTCCCTTAGTCCACAAGTAGCTTAGAATTATGTGTGGTAGCTTCTCATGTCAATGCTATTTTAATGTTATTATTAGATTATTCAGATaaactgatctaaggtcagttttgtgTTTTCTCCCATATGGTTAATGTTTTGATTTGGGGCAGgttagctgatcctagatctggcTCTATGGGTAACCTCTACTCATACCAAGAGACAATTTTTTCCCCATGTATATTAATTCTCCCAGAATTCCTATAGTTTAGGTCTGTTCTCCAATCGGCAAGAGGCTATGTTTAGCACCATCACAACAACTACAAACCATTACCTCAAAGCACCGGCCAGGGgggtgagagaaggggagagagaaaggaagcaagagagagaaagaaggagaaagaaagatggGAGGGGAGAAAATGAGAGATGGAGTGATAGAGAGATATAAAACAGGAGGGGGAAATAGACTGGTAGAAAAGAAGGGGAAATAGACTGGTAGAAAAGAAGGGGAAATAGACACCAATCAGAAAGTCAGGCCAGTCCACAATCTTACCAATCAGAAGCCAAGGACACACAGCCTACCAATCAGAATCCAGATCAGCAGAGTTTAGTGTCATCAGAGGTCCACAGTCCAGTGCTGCATCTGAATAGTCTGAAGtaacttcctctccctgtctctttcctctctacgcTCATCTGCTCATCTTCCACCATATTGTTTTCACCTATTATTTGGtttcagtgcagatgaaggaaatGCGACCGGGTGATGAAGGCTCTTTAAACTATGAGATGGACTTGGACTTATCCTAGGAATGTGTGCTGTTTATGGGGAGTTATTTACAATTAATTGCTTACAATGGGGTTACCCACCTCTATATCCACATAGGTTATGATCAGCACCAAATGCAGATGGCTGGGCTAGACTGGACTGAGCTGGAATAGACTGGGCTGGACTGGACTGAGCTGGAATAGACTGGGCTGGACTGGACTGAGCTGGGCTAGCCTAGGCTGGACTAGGCTGGACTAGACTGGGATAGTTTACGGCATAAATCTGTACTTTAAACCCAACAACACATGAAGGGGCCCCATTACCTGttaccccattacacactgaatGGCCTGGTTAGAGACTGTAGGAAAACATTCAGAAACCTACTGTAACCACGCAGTTAACTTtagacaccctcacacacacacacacacacacacacacacacacacacacacacacacacacacacagcccccttGCAGcccccacacacaacccccctcccccagtcTAGCCCAATTATACAGTAGCACTATAATGATAATGACACcaaacagaacactacagaaacTGATCAAAAACTAAACTGCGGAAAAACAACGACCATTAATACAGAATTTATCCAAATATCCAATACAATTATCCATCGGTCAATGCGGATATTCAATTGAATCAATTGATACTTAATTAATCAGATCACAGTTATTGACAGTTATTGATCAGTATGTGCACAGGTCAATACAAAAGAAAGTCACAATGCACCAAACACAGTCTGTGGTCACCACGGCAACAGGGCATGCAGGTCAGTGCATGGCCGGTTGCTCGGGGCGAcggaacaaacaaaaaaatcgcTAAGGGCAACCAGCACAGGCAATCCACCTCCACAGCAACCCAGACACAGGCCAACCAATCAACTTACAACACGTGAGAGGAAGGGGGGTCGGGGCTTTATCGGTCGCTAGGTAACCATAGTGATGGGATCCCCGCGAATTATGATTGGACGGGAGGATCTCGGGTgaggtgtgttgttgtttcaggaAAAGATTAAAAAACAtcagaaaataaaaataaataaaaaatataaagttGGATAACAATATTTCAATAATTTAGTTTTGATTAATTTGGCTACAATATCTCAATGATTAAACTACCTACAAAGcattttttgttatttcatgtgtTTAATATTCTTTACCACATATGCACTGCTTATTTAAGATCCCGCCCACTCTCGTCATTATAGCCCTTTCACCAATCAGCATTTTAGAAAGCTGTGACTGACAGCAACTTGCATAAACTCCATTGTCATTCTTTCCTGTTTCCTCCCCAAACTCAAAtatccctcctccttcccatcaCTTCTCTCTTACACACCTCCCTGACCTCActcctacccttctctctcctctctcctaccctcctctctcctgcctcctaccctcctctctcctgcctcctaccctcctctctcctccctcctctctcctaccttctcttctaccctccagtctcctcccttATTCCCTTCTTCTCTTATATTGCctcccattcctccatccctctatccacacattctttctcctccctctctctttcccagcccctatcccttctcacctctctcctctctccttcagtagGGGCGGTTGGCGTCTTTAGGTCGTTTCAGCTGCACCTTGAGTCTCTTCATGCCGATCTGGAACCCATTCATAGCCTGGATGGCAGTCTGGGCACTGGATGGGTTGTCAAAACTCACAAaacctggggagggagggaggaacgtgagaggaagagggaacagagagagaaacattctGAAATGTAATATAACATGTATAATCACATTGCTTCGTTGCAACAGGGAGAGATACAGTCATACAGTATGCTACCAGCAACTGTGAGTTATGATCATCATGTATCATAGCAACAGGTGGAATTGCAATTCTCTCttatctccctccatttctcctccgttcctcctttcTTTCCTTTTCTCCTGGATACTCACTATTCACccatccctgcctctctcctatgtctccccctccaatccctctctctctgtcttaccgAAGCACTTGCTCTGGTTGGTGGCGCGGTCTACAAAGACTTTAGCTGAGATGACGTTTCCAAAGGGCAGAAACATCTGGAGCATCTCACTGTCACTGAACtcctgaggcaggtggtagataaAGATATTACAACCCTCCGGCCCTAggggaggaacacacacacgttagggtcTGCGACggagagacacactcacacaaataTTCATGAGGATCTGTGATTCACACGCACACTaatctgagacacacacacacacaacaggtgctgtctgagagacaggaagtgacatcaccttctcgctgctgctgttgctggggCTGCTGGTGTTGCTGGGCAACCAGGGTAGGTTGCTGTGGAAAATGCTGGCCGACCAATCCATAGGCAGCAGGGTACGCCgctgtgatgagagagagagtgacatcaGATGATGAAACACTGGTTGGAGGTCCAAGACacccctaaccacagatctaggatcagattaccctacATGCCCTCAATGGCAGAGATGGTAGGGAGGAAgacacctctgaccctgtaccacagggatcatcaacgagattcacctctgaccctgtaccaaagggatcatcaactagattcacctctgaccctgtaccacagggatcatcaactagattcacctctgaccctataccacagggatcatcaactagattcacctctgacactataccacagggatcatcaactagattcacctctgaccctgtaccataggaatcatcaactagattcacctctgaccctataccacagggatcatcaactagattcacctctgaccctataccacagggatcatcaactagattcacctctgacactataccacagggatcatcaactagattcacctctgaccctgtaccataggaatcatcaactagattcacctctgaccctataCAACaggaatcatcaactagattcacctctgaccctgtaccacagggatcatcaactagattcacctctgaccctataccacagggatcatcaactagattcacctctgaccctataccacagggatcatcaactagattcacctctgaccctataccacagggatcatcaactagattcacctctgaccctgtaccacagggatcatcaactagattcacctctgaccctataccacagggatcatcaactagattcacctctgaccctataccacagggatcatcaacgagattcacctctgaccctataccacagggaccatcaactagattcacctctgaccctgtaccacagggatcatcaacgagattcacctctgaccctataccacagggatcatcaactagattcacctctgaccctataccacagggatcatcaactagattcacctctgaccctataccacagggatcatcaactagattcacctctgaccctatacaacagggatcatcaacgagattcacctctgaccctataccacagggatcatcaactagattcacctctgaccctataccacagggatcatcaactagattcacctctgaccctataccacagggatcatcaacgagattcacctctgaccctatacaacagggatcatcaactagattcacctctgaccctatacaacagggatcatcaactagattcacctctgaccctataccacagggatcatcaactagattcacctctgaccctataccacagggatcatcaactagattcacctctgaccctgtaccacagggatcatcaactagattcacctctgaccctataccacagggatcatcaactagattcacctctgaccctataccacagggatcatcaacgagattcacctctgaccctataccacagggaccatcaactagattcacctctgaccctgtaccacagggatcatcaacgagattcacctctgaccctataccacagggatcatcaactagattcacctctgaccctataccacagggatcatcaactagattcacctctgaccctataccacagggatcatcaactagattcacctctgaccctatacaacagggatcatcaacgagattcacctctgaccctataccacagggatcatcaactagattcacctctgaccctataccacagggatcatcaactagattcacctctgaccctataccacagggatcatcaacgagattcacctctgaccctataccacagggatcatcaactagattcacctctgaccctatacaacagggatcatcaacgagattcacctctgaccctataccacagggatcatcaactagattcacctctgaccctataccacagggatcatcaactagattcacctctgaccctatacaacagggatcatcaactagattcacctctgaccctgtacaacagggatcatcaactagattcacctctgaccctgtacaacagggatcatcaactagattcacctctgaccctgtacaacagggatcatcaactagattcacctctgaccctatacaacagggatcatcaactagattcacctctgaccctgtaccacagggatcatcaactagattcacctctgaccctataccacagggatcatcaactagattcacctctgaccctataccacagggatcatcaactagattcacctctgaccctatacaacagggatcatcaacgagattcacctctgaccctataccacagggatcatcaacgagattcacctctgaccctgtaccatagggatcatcaactagattcacctctgaccctataccacagggatcatcaactagattcacctctgaccctatacaacagggatcatcaacgagattcacctctgaccctataccacagggatcatcaacgagattcacctctgaccctgtaccatagggatcatcaactagattcacctctgaccctataccacagggatcatcaactagattcagccgcgggctgAATTTCTTCTTGAGTCGATGatcagggggccggaacataattacaagtCATTTGTAGACTCTAAATTGACCACAAGAATCCCGATATAacgtttgactaaaacataataatttcaaaccttgcttacatttgtataacATCACATACTATGCATTGGAAATCATGTTGGAAAAAATATCCAAAATGAAAATCACTTGCTGGTGTTTTTGGTCTTTTAACTCCTAAAATTTGAGTGGCCAAATAAAATCACTGCTGGGGAACCCTGCTGTACCAGTTAATTACTGTCCTATTCTGTGAGCATTGAGGACTCCATTCTGACAATGCAAAATGAACCCAGTCACTATAAGGGTCACAGGAGCTggtagtgtgtgtgactgtggccCACCTGTGTAGTGCTGCATGCCTGCATACGCCTGCTGGAGAGGATCTAGAGATAATGCTGGACTCTGggctgcagggagagagggagggaggcagggaggcagggagagagaaagagagagagagagagagaggaagggagataagtagggggagggagggagggagggagggagggagggagggagggagggagggagggagggagggagggagggagggagggagggagggagggagggagggagtagcagAGCGGAGTGAGTGAGTGGCAGAGCAGAGAGTGAATATAGAGAACACATGGAGATATCAGAATTTCTGTGGTAAATATTCTATCTTTGGTAATTCAGCTCGTACCTTGGTACGCATGAATGCCATTGGTGTATAGTGCTTCTGATGCTTGTTGTCCATTGGTTGGTGGACTGTAACCATTGACTCctagaggtggaggtagtgatGGCACGGGCGTGGCTGAGATGGTTGGAGGGGTATTCGTACCTGCAAACCGGGAGGACCAATCACAGTGGAGGAGATATTGTGATTGACAGCTACTAGACTCTATAGTGTATAAGAAAGAGAAAAAGGCAGAGCATAAATGCAGGGGAGAAGCAATGATTGGTTAGTGGGGCAAAGGGAGTTAAGGGAAGGGTGCATCTCATTGTAAAGTGGCTTCCTCCTCTTGTCTACCTTCCTCAATCtgaattgatgtaaaaaaaaaagtggacTGGTGAAAGGTAATTCCCAGCTTTCAGACTGTAAAAGATGCTGATTAGACGAGGAGAAGAAGCCACTTTACACTATTGAGATGCACTCATAAGCAGATGAACTTAGAAACCAATGAAGAGAAGTAAATGTACATCAAATAGACAGACTTGATCTGCATAGCATTGTAAACATAAGATCAATCCATGTTATTACTAACATACAGTATCCGTAAGCatctgtaagtgtgtgtgcagctgtaagtgtgtgtgtgtgtgtgtgtgtgtgtgtgtgtgtgtgtgtgtgtgtgtgtgtgtgtgtgtgtgtgtgtgtgtgtgtgtgtgtgtgtgtgtgtgtgtgtgtgtgtgtgtgtgtgtgtgtgtgtgtgtgtgtgtgtgtgtgtgtgtgtgtgtaccagaggAAGATGTGATGGGCGTGGCGATGATTCCGTTTGCGTTGAGCGCAGCCATCTGCTGCATTTGTAAACTGGCAACAGTTGCTACAGGAGACAGGTACGCTGACTGAGCAACCAGAGCTTGTTGCTGGACAAtctagagaaagaaagaaagaaagaaagaaagaaagaaagaaagaaagaaagaaagaaagaaagaaagaaagaaagaaagaaagaaagaaagaaagaacgagatgagagatgaacctggagaagattcccctaagcaagctggtcctgagcTGGTCCTTAGGGTGCAAGCTGGTCCTAAGCAAGCAACACaactagacccaaccaaatcatgagaaaacaaaaagataattacttgacacattggaaagaattaacaaaaaaacagagcaaactagaatgctgtttggccctaaacagagagtacacagtggcagaatacctgaccacagtgACTGACCCCAAATGAAGGAAAGCTGtgactatgtacagattcagtgagcatagccttgctattgagaaagagctctgtaggcagacctggctctcaagagaggacaggctatgtgctcactgcccacaaaatgatgtggaaactgagctgcacttcctaaactcctgccaaatgtatgaccatattagagacgcatatttccctcagattacacagatccacaaagaatttgaaaacaaacccaattttgatcaattccca
The window above is part of the Oncorhynchus masou masou isolate Uvic2021 chromosome 30, UVic_Omas_1.1, whole genome shotgun sequence genome. Proteins encoded here:
- the LOC135521821 gene encoding CUGBP Elav-like family member 3 isoform X2, translating into MKEADAIKLFVGQIPRNLEEKDLKPIFEQFGKIYELTVIKDKYTGMHKGCAFLTYCARESALKAQSALHEQKTLPGMNRPIQVKPADSEGRGEDRKLFVGMLGKQQSDEDVKRLFEPFGTIDECTVLRGPDGTSKGCAFVKYQGHAEAQAAISTLHGSRTLPGASSSLVVKFADTEKERGLRRMQQVASQLGIFSPTMTLNFPAYNAYTQAVSAQAIVQQQALVAQSAYLSPVATVASLQMQQMAALNANGIIATPITSSSGTNTPPTISATPVPSLPPPLGVNGYSPPTNGQQASEALYTNGIHAYQAQSPALSLDPLQQAYAGMQHYTAAYPAAYGLVGQHFPQQPTLVAQQHQQPQQQQQREGPEGCNIFIYHLPQEFSDSEMLQMFLPFGNVISAKVFVDRATNQSKCFGFVSFDNPSSAQTAIQAMNGFQIGMKRLKVQLKRPKDANRPY
- the LOC135521821 gene encoding CUGBP Elav-like family member 3 isoform X1, which gives rise to MKEADAIKLFVGQIPRNLEEKDLKPIFEQFGKIYELTVIKDKYTGMHKGCAFLTYCARESALKAQSALHEQKTLPGMNRPIQVKPADSEGRGEDRKLFVGMLGKQQSDEDVKRLFEPFGTIDECTVLRGPDGTSKGCAFVKYQGHAEAQAAISTLHGSRTLPGASSSLVVKFADTEKERGLRRMQQVASQLGIFSPTMTLNFPAYNAYTQAVSAQAIVQQQALVAQSAYLSPVATVASLQMQQMAALNANGIIATPITSSSESSSCQSQYLLHCDWSSRFAGTNTPPTISATPVPSLPPPLGVNGYSPPTNGQQASEALYTNGIHAYQAQSPALSLDPLQQAYAGMQHYTAAYPAAYGLVGQHFPQQPTLVAQQHQQPQQQQQREGPEGCNIFIYHLPQEFSDSEMLQMFLPFGNVISAKVFVDRATNQSKCFGFVSFDNPSSAQTAIQAMNGFQIGMKRLKVQLKRPKDANRPY